Proteins from one Mycobacterium sp. SMC-2 genomic window:
- a CDS encoding DUF6542 domain-containing protein, with protein MSGQRATSRVEASHRSIHPDIPGVPWYAALLLAVTATAIGYGIDAGHKELTHVFAGFYIAGCVAAVLAVRQDGLFTAIIQPPLILFFAVPGAYWLFHDGKVGHLKDLLINCGYPLIERFPLMLGTAGVVLLIGLARWYFGMAQRTAAAPDTSGDAEPTDVKSVIGGLVAKLRAILGPESGDDADEATPAKERRGRGAGSAPRARRTARSDRTAARPARAHSRHTRQDGDEPGERRSNRRGSATARDHDTAEPPGRSRRRPRPEADPAPRGQSPREGRREPRTRRSPYERPYEQPFEQPRPRSSRFDGPDRYGDSYDPPRFGRYDSYEPAYEPRRRRPAPNGNNGTHHPISQVRYRGSASPGDPAAERRNRSRAYGRSQRPPMESWEYDV; from the coding sequence GTGTCAGGACAGCGGGCAACGTCGAGGGTGGAGGCCTCCCACCGCTCGATCCACCCAGATATCCCAGGTGTGCCGTGGTATGCCGCCCTGCTACTCGCCGTCACCGCCACGGCGATCGGTTATGGAATCGACGCCGGCCACAAGGAGCTGACCCATGTCTTCGCCGGCTTCTATATAGCCGGCTGCGTGGCGGCCGTGCTCGCGGTGCGCCAGGACGGGCTGTTCACCGCGATCATCCAGCCCCCGCTGATACTTTTCTTCGCGGTGCCCGGCGCCTACTGGTTGTTTCACGATGGCAAGGTTGGCCATCTCAAGGATCTGCTGATCAACTGCGGCTATCCGCTCATCGAGCGCTTCCCGCTGATGCTGGGAACCGCCGGCGTCGTGCTGCTGATCGGGTTGGCCAGGTGGTATTTCGGGATGGCGCAGCGGACGGCCGCGGCGCCGGACACCTCCGGCGACGCGGAGCCCACCGACGTCAAGTCCGTCATCGGCGGCCTCGTCGCCAAACTGCGGGCGATTCTGGGCCCGGAATCCGGAGACGACGCCGACGAGGCAACGCCCGCCAAGGAGCGGCGCGGCCGCGGGGCCGGTTCCGCGCCGCGGGCCCGCCGGACGGCGCGCAGCGATCGGACCGCCGCCCGCCCCGCCCGAGCGCATTCCCGGCATACCCGGCAAGACGGGGACGAACCGGGCGAGCGGCGCTCGAATCGGAGAGGCTCGGCGACCGCCCGGGATCACGACACCGCGGAACCGCCCGGCCGGTCGCGGCGCCGCCCCCGGCCGGAGGCCGATCCCGCCCCGCGCGGCCAATCGCCCCGGGAAGGCCGCCGCGAGCCGCGCACCCGCCGCAGCCCCTACGAGCGCCCTTACGAGCAGCCCTTCGAGCAGCCAAGGCCGCGCAGCAGCCGTTTCGATGGCCCAGACCGCTACGGGGACTCGTACGACCCGCCGCGCTTCGGCCGCTACGACAGCTACGAGCCGGCCTACGAGCCGCGCCGACGCCGTCCCGCCCCGAACGGCAACAACGGGACGCATCACCCCATCTCGCAGGTCCGCTACCGGGGGTCCGCCTCACCGGGCGACCCGGCAGCCGAGCGCCGGAACCGCTCTCGGGCGTATGGCCGGTCCCAGCGACCGCCGATGGAATCCTGGGAATACGACGTCTGA
- a CDS encoding 4-hydroxy-3-methylbut-2-enyl diphosphate reductase, whose translation MPPTVDMGIPGASSSVASDPVRKRVLLAEPRGYCAGVDRAVETVERALEKHGAPVYVRHEIVHNRHVVNTLEKAGAVFVEETDEVPEGSIVVFSAHGVAPTVYAAAAERNLHTIDATCPLVTKVHNEARRFARNDYDILLIGHEGHEEVIGTSGEAPDHVQLVDGVAAVDHVTVRDENKVVWLSQTTLSVDETMEIVERLRQRFPKLQDPPSDDICYATQNRQVAVKAMAPECQLVIVVGSRNSSNSVRLVEVALGAGAAAAHLVDWADDIDPAWFEGVTTVGVTSGASVPEVLVRGVLERLADHGYDVVQPVTTAQETLVFALPREIRSLP comes from the coding sequence ATGCCGCCGACTGTCGACATGGGAATTCCCGGTGCGTCCAGCTCGGTAGCCAGCGATCCCGTCCGCAAGCGAGTGCTTCTGGCCGAGCCGCGTGGCTACTGCGCGGGCGTGGACCGGGCCGTCGAGACGGTCGAACGCGCGCTGGAAAAGCACGGTGCGCCGGTGTACGTGCGCCACGAGATCGTGCACAACCGGCACGTGGTGAACACCCTGGAGAAGGCCGGCGCGGTGTTCGTCGAGGAGACCGACGAAGTGCCCGAGGGATCGATCGTGGTGTTCTCCGCGCACGGGGTGGCGCCGACGGTGTACGCCGCCGCCGCCGAACGCAACCTGCACACCATCGACGCCACCTGTCCGCTGGTGACCAAGGTGCACAACGAGGCCAGGCGATTCGCCCGCAACGACTACGACATCCTGCTGATCGGTCACGAGGGGCACGAGGAGGTCATTGGAACCTCCGGCGAAGCGCCCGACCACGTCCAGCTCGTGGACGGGGTCGCCGCGGTGGACCACGTGACGGTCCGGGACGAGAACAAGGTGGTGTGGCTGTCGCAGACCACGCTGTCCGTCGACGAGACCATGGAAATTGTCGAGCGGCTGCGGCAACGGTTCCCGAAGCTGCAGGATCCGCCCAGCGACGACATTTGTTACGCGACCCAGAACCGGCAGGTGGCCGTCAAGGCGATGGCCCCCGAGTGCCAGCTGGTGATCGTCGTCGGCTCCCGGAACTCCTCGAACTCGGTGCGCCTGGTCGAGGTCGCACTGGGCGCCGGCGCCGCGGCCGCCCACCTCGTCGACTGGGCCGACGATATCGACCCCGCCTGGTTCGAAGGGGTGACCACCGTGGGCGTGACCTCCGGTGCGTCCGTCCCCGAGGTGTTGGTGCGCGGCGTGCTCGAGCGGCTCGCCGACCACGGCTACGACGTGGTGCAACCCGTCACCACGGCACAGGAGACCCTGGTGTTCGCGCTGCCGCGCGAGATCCGCTCACTACCCTGA
- a CDS encoding lipid droplet-associated protein, whose translation MAHAPYGVRLLVGAATVAVEETLKLPKTILMYPMTLASQAAHLVMVFQQNLAELVIKGDSTLEAIFPPKDEQPEWATFDEDLPDAVEAPGPADAGIGENDRRTEGRFALYSLADAASDAAPLKQGRKSTDAPAAPQPSVVAELDYAALTLAQLRARLQSLSVDELEALLAYEQATKARAPFQTLLANRITRANAK comes from the coding sequence ATGGCTCACGCACCCTACGGAGTTCGGCTGCTGGTCGGCGCGGCGACAGTCGCCGTCGAGGAGACGCTGAAGCTGCCGAAAACCATCCTGATGTACCCGATGACGTTGGCCAGTCAGGCGGCGCACCTTGTGATGGTTTTTCAGCAGAACCTGGCCGAGCTGGTGATCAAGGGCGACAGCACCCTGGAGGCCATCTTCCCCCCGAAGGACGAGCAGCCGGAATGGGCAACCTTCGACGAGGACCTGCCCGACGCCGTCGAAGCGCCCGGCCCCGCCGACGCCGGCATCGGCGAGAACGACCGCCGAACCGAGGGACGGTTCGCGTTGTACTCCCTGGCCGACGCCGCCTCCGATGCCGCCCCGTTGAAACAGGGCCGGAAATCGACGGACGCCCCGGCGGCTCCGCAACCGTCGGTGGTGGCCGAGCTGGACTATGCGGCCCTGACCCTGGCGCAGCTGCGGGCCCGGCTGCAATCGCTGAGCGTCGACGAACTCGAAGCCCTGCTGGCCTACGAGCAGGCCACCAAGGCCCGCGCGCCTTTTCAGACGCTGCTGGCCAACAGGATCACCCGCGCGAACGCGAAGTGA
- the xseA gene encoding exodeoxyribonuclease VII large subunit, translated as MTPAAQSEPNSAENPFPVRAVAIRVAGWIDKLGTVWVEGQLAQISARPDSKTVFMVLRDPAADMSLTVTCSRDLVANAPVKLAEGTQVVVCGKPSFYTGRGTFSLRLSEIRAVGVGELLARIDRLRRLLDAEGLFDLRLKRPIPFLPNMIGLITGRASAAERDVTTVATGRWPGVRFAVRNTAVQGPNAVAQIVEALSELDRHAEVDVIVVARGGGSVEDLLPFSDETLCRAIAACRTPVISAVGHEPDNPLCDLVADLRAATPTDAAKKVVPDTAAEQRLIDDFRRRSAQALRNWVSREQRALAQLRSRPVLAEPLAALTARADEIHRARSAIRRDVTRLAAAETERVGHLSARLATLGPAATLARGYAVVQAVPGSGPPVVLRSVADAPAGSRLRVRVADGAIAAVSEGRTDGA; from the coding sequence GTGACGCCGGCCGCACAGTCCGAACCGAACTCCGCCGAAAACCCATTTCCGGTGCGCGCGGTGGCCATTCGGGTCGCGGGCTGGATCGACAAACTCGGCACGGTGTGGGTCGAGGGGCAGCTCGCCCAGATCAGCGCGCGGCCCGACTCCAAGACGGTGTTCATGGTGTTGCGCGACCCGGCGGCCGACATGTCGCTGACCGTGACCTGTTCGCGCGACCTGGTGGCCAACGCTCCGGTGAAATTGGCCGAGGGCACGCAGGTGGTGGTCTGCGGCAAGCCCTCGTTCTACACCGGTCGGGGCACATTCTCGTTGCGGCTCAGCGAGATTCGCGCCGTTGGCGTGGGCGAGCTGCTGGCCCGCATCGATCGGCTGCGCCGCCTGCTGGACGCCGAGGGACTCTTCGACCTCCGGCTCAAGCGACCAATTCCATTCCTGCCCAACATGATCGGCCTGATCACGGGTCGGGCCAGTGCCGCCGAACGCGACGTCACGACGGTGGCGACCGGACGCTGGCCCGGGGTCCGTTTCGCGGTGCGCAACACCGCGGTCCAGGGGCCCAACGCGGTGGCGCAGATCGTCGAAGCGCTGTCCGAACTCGACCGCCACGCGGAGGTCGACGTCATCGTGGTGGCCCGCGGCGGCGGCAGCGTGGAGGACCTGTTGCCGTTCTCCGACGAGACGCTGTGCCGCGCCATCGCGGCGTGCCGCACCCCGGTGATCAGCGCGGTCGGTCACGAACCCGACAATCCGCTGTGCGACCTGGTCGCCGACCTGCGTGCCGCCACCCCCACCGACGCGGCCAAGAAGGTGGTTCCCGACACCGCCGCCGAGCAACGCCTGATCGACGACTTTCGTCGGCGCAGCGCGCAGGCGCTGCGCAATTGGGTGTCGCGCGAACAACGCGCGCTGGCCCAGCTGCGCAGCCGGCCGGTGCTCGCCGAGCCGCTGGCGGCCCTGACGGCGCGCGCCGACGAGATTCACCGCGCCCGCTCGGCGATTCGCCGCGACGTCACCCGGCTGGCCGCGGCCGAGACCGAACGCGTCGGTCACCTCAGCGCGCGGCTCGCGACGCTAGGCCCGGCCGCCACGCTGGCCCGCGGCTATGCGGTGGTGCAGGCGGTGCCGGGCTCCGGGCCGCCGGTGGTGCTGCGGTCGGTCGCCGACGCGCCCGCGGGTAGCCGGCTGCGGGTGCGGGTTGCCGACGGCGCGATCGCAGCGGTGAGCGAAGGGCGGACCGATGGCGCCTAG
- a CDS encoding exodeoxyribonuclease VII small subunit, with the protein MAPSGDEQSITPISQLGYEACRDELIEVVRLLEQGGLDLDESLKLWERGEQLAKRCEEHLAGARKRIEDALASGQADEA; encoded by the coding sequence ATGGCGCCTAGCGGAGACGAACAGTCAATTACGCCCATTAGTCAGCTCGGGTACGAAGCGTGCCGCGACGAACTGATCGAAGTCGTGCGCCTGCTGGAGCAGGGCGGCCTGGATCTCGATGAGTCGCTGAAATTGTGGGAAAGGGGCGAACAACTGGCCAAAAGATGTGAAGAGCACTTAGCTGGAGCCCGCAAGCGCATCGAGGATGCGCTTGCCTCCGGCCAGGCGGACGAAGCCTGA
- a CDS encoding NAD-dependent epimerase/dehydratase family protein, with the protein MLRPMADAALTTELGRVLVTGGSGFVGANLVTTLLERGYWVRSFDRAPSPLAQHPNLEVLEGDITDTAVCARAVDGIDTVFHTAAIIDLMGGASVTDAYRQRSFAVNVGGTENLVHAGQAAGVKRFVYTSSNSVVMGGQNIPGGDETLPYTDRFNDLYSETKVIAERFVLSQNGIGGMLTCAIRPSGIWGRGDQTMFRKLFESVIAGHVKVLIGRKSARLDNSYVHNLIHGFILAAQHLVPGGTAPGQAYFINDDEPINMFEFARPVVEACGVSWPRVRVNGPMVRVAMTGWQRLHFRFGIPAPLLEPLAVERLYLDNYFSIAKARRDLGYEPLFTTEQALSECLPYYVDMFQRMKTQAEVGASKPTVGERK; encoded by the coding sequence ATGCTTCGGCCCATGGCTGATGCAGCACTGACCACCGAACTGGGCCGCGTCCTGGTCACCGGCGGCTCCGGATTCGTCGGCGCCAACCTGGTCACCACCCTGCTGGAGCGCGGGTATTGGGTGCGGTCGTTCGACCGTGCGCCGTCACCGCTTGCCCAGCACCCCAACCTGGAGGTGCTCGAGGGGGACATCACCGACACGGCGGTGTGCGCCCGGGCGGTGGACGGCATCGACACCGTCTTCCACACCGCGGCGATCATCGACCTGATGGGCGGTGCGTCGGTGACCGACGCGTACCGGCAACGCAGCTTCGCGGTCAACGTCGGCGGAACCGAGAACCTGGTGCACGCCGGGCAGGCGGCCGGAGTGAAGCGATTCGTCTACACCTCGTCCAACAGCGTGGTGATGGGCGGCCAGAACATCCCCGGCGGGGACGAGACGCTGCCCTACACCGACCGGTTCAACGACCTGTATAGCGAGACCAAGGTCATCGCCGAGCGGTTCGTCCTGTCGCAGAACGGTATTGGCGGCATGCTGACATGCGCGATCCGGCCCAGCGGGATCTGGGGCCGCGGCGACCAGACGATGTTCCGCAAGCTGTTCGAAAGCGTGATCGCCGGCCACGTCAAGGTGCTCATCGGCCGCAAATCGGCGCGGCTGGATAACTCATACGTGCACAACCTGATTCACGGTTTCATCCTGGCCGCCCAGCACCTTGTCCCCGGCGGTACCGCGCCCGGTCAGGCGTACTTCATCAACGACGACGAACCGATCAACATGTTCGAGTTCGCCCGGCCGGTGGTCGAGGCCTGCGGCGTGAGCTGGCCCCGGGTGCGGGTGAACGGCCCCATGGTCCGCGTGGCGATGACCGGTTGGCAGCGGCTGCACTTCCGCTTCGGCATACCCGCGCCGCTGCTCGAACCGCTGGCCGTCGAGCGGCTTTATCTGGACAACTACTTCTCCATCGCCAAGGCGCGCCGCGATCTCGGCTACGAACCCCTGTTCACCACCGAGCAAGCGTTGTCGGAATGCCTGCCGTACTACGTCGACATGTTCCAGCGGATGAAAACTCAAGCGGAGGTGGGGGCCTCGAAGCCGACGGTCGGCGAGAGGAAGTAA
- a CDS encoding AI-2E family transporter, which yields MNTEFTLNQKRALAILTAIALLFGAYFLRDYFVLIVVAAVGAYLFTPLFNRLNRRLGTGLAATCTLLSALLIVIVPVTLLVMLAIVQISRMIDSITEWVKSTDLSELGNRALHAVNELLSRVPFAHMMITTETLRKAMVTVGRNVGEWALHFLQGAVGGLAGAVTSAIIFLYVFVALLVHRERVRKLIAELNPLGDEVTDLYLGRAGAMVRGTVSGQFVIALCQGVAGAASIYVAGFHHGFFIFAVLLTALSIIPLGGGIVTIPFGIGMIFYGNIAGGVFVVLWHLVAVTNIDNFLRPILVPRDARLNPALMLLSVFAGIAMFGPWGIVIGPVLMILIVTTVEVYLVVFKGAGLATPEPPPGESQPFHRNWFRRRAKSGAARSVAE from the coding sequence ATGAATACCGAATTCACGCTCAACCAAAAGCGCGCCCTGGCGATACTGACGGCGATCGCCCTGCTGTTCGGTGCCTACTTTCTGCGCGACTACTTCGTGTTGATCGTCGTGGCGGCGGTCGGGGCCTACCTATTCACACCGCTGTTCAATCGGCTCAACCGGCGGCTGGGCACCGGCTTGGCGGCGACCTGCACCCTGTTGTCCGCTCTGCTGATCGTCATCGTGCCAGTCACGCTCTTGGTGATGCTGGCGATCGTCCAGATCTCGCGCATGATCGACAGCATCACCGAGTGGGTGAAGTCGACAGACCTGAGCGAGCTTGGCAACCGTGCCCTACACGCGGTGAACGAGCTGCTGTCTCGGGTTCCCTTCGCGCACATGATGATAACCACGGAAACGCTGCGCAAGGCGATGGTCACGGTGGGCCGCAATGTCGGTGAATGGGCCCTGCACTTCCTGCAGGGCGCCGTCGGCGGTCTCGCCGGCGCCGTCACGTCGGCCATCATCTTTCTGTACGTGTTCGTGGCGCTGTTGGTGCACCGCGAGCGGGTACGAAAATTGATCGCCGAGCTCAACCCCCTCGGCGACGAGGTCACGGATCTGTACCTGGGCAGGGCCGGAGCGATGGTGCGCGGCACCGTCAGCGGTCAGTTCGTGATAGCGCTCTGCCAGGGCGTCGCGGGCGCCGCGTCCATCTATGTCGCCGGCTTCCACCACGGCTTCTTCATCTTCGCGGTCCTGCTGACCGCGTTGTCGATCATTCCGCTGGGCGGCGGGATCGTGACCATACCGTTCGGCATCGGGATGATCTTCTACGGCAACATCGCCGGCGGCGTGTTTGTCGTGCTCTGGCACCTCGTCGCGGTCACCAACATCGACAACTTCCTGCGCCCCATCCTCGTTCCGCGTGACGCGCGGCTGAATCCGGCGCTCATGCTGCTGTCCGTGTTCGCCGGCATCGCCATGTTCGGCCCCTGGGGCATCGTCATCGGCCCGGTCTTGATGATTCTCATCGTCACCACCGTCGAGGTGTATCTGGTGGTGTTCAAGGGGGCCGGACTGGCCACGCCCGAACCACCACCGGGCGAGTCACAACCCTTCCACCGCAATTGGTTTCGCCGGCGGGCAAAGTCGGGCGCCGCGCGGTCAGTCGCCGAATGA
- a CDS encoding carboxylesterase/lipase family protein — MTTTTKDRVVETTFGPVRGSVEGRVSAWKGVRYAAPPVGDLRFRVPQPPERWTEVADATSFGPACPQPVFRNMPLDLGAPQGEDCLRLNIWASADTEPGEAKPVMVWLHGGAYVLGSGSQVLYDGRRLVGGGDVIVVTVNYRLGALGFVDLSSLDTGRRRFDSNVGLHDVLAALRWVRENIAAFGGDPGRVTVFGESAGAGIVTTLLAVPAAGGLFSAAIAQSSPATSVYDRDRGRRVAASLLEKLGIAESDAQRLREVPNAAILSASQQVFDEVPVRNPGTLAFVPIVDRDLLHDYPVKVAQEGGSHPVPLIIGTNKHEAALFRLMRSPLMPITPHAITSMFSQIAAEQPDLQLPTPEEIGSAYSHSRLRRKARSMSIATDVGFRMPSVWLAEGHSAVAPVYLYRFDYSTPLLKVALVRAAHATELPYVWGTLGAPKDPTLKLGGSKTAKAVSKRMRTRWINFAARSQPAGPDGEPEWRPYRQADRACLIIDGRDTVARDVDANILAAWGSQMVGFR, encoded by the coding sequence ATGACGACGACGACCAAAGACCGGGTGGTCGAAACCACCTTCGGCCCCGTCCGGGGCTCGGTCGAGGGCCGCGTCAGCGCGTGGAAGGGCGTCCGGTACGCCGCCCCGCCCGTCGGTGACCTGCGCTTCCGGGTCCCACAGCCGCCGGAGAGGTGGACCGAGGTCGCCGACGCCACCTCCTTCGGCCCCGCCTGCCCCCAGCCGGTCTTCCGCAACATGCCCCTCGATCTGGGCGCGCCGCAGGGCGAGGACTGCCTGCGGCTGAACATCTGGGCGTCGGCGGACACCGAACCCGGGGAGGCAAAGCCAGTGATGGTGTGGCTGCACGGCGGCGCCTACGTCCTGGGATCCGGCAGCCAGGTGCTCTACGATGGCCGCCGGTTGGTCGGCGGTGGCGACGTCATCGTGGTGACGGTCAACTACCGGCTCGGCGCGCTGGGCTTTGTCGACCTGTCGTCGTTGGATACCGGCCGGCGGCGTTTCGACTCCAACGTCGGGCTGCACGACGTCCTGGCCGCCCTGCGCTGGGTGCGCGAGAACATCGCCGCGTTCGGCGGCGATCCCGGCCGGGTCACGGTGTTCGGTGAGTCCGCCGGCGCCGGCATCGTCACGACACTGCTCGCCGTCCCGGCGGCCGGGGGCCTGTTCTCGGCCGCGATCGCCCAAAGCTCCCCGGCCACCTCGGTTTACGACCGCGACCGGGGCCGCCGGGTCGCGGCCAGCCTGCTCGAGAAGCTGGGCATCGCCGAGTCCGACGCGCAGCGGTTGCGCGAGGTGCCCAACGCCGCGATCCTGTCCGCTTCCCAGCAGGTGTTCGACGAAGTGCCCGTGCGCAACCCGGGCACGCTCGCGTTCGTCCCGATCGTCGACCGCGACCTGCTGCACGACTACCCGGTCAAGGTGGCGCAGGAGGGCGGCTCGCATCCGGTCCCGTTGATCATCGGGACCAACAAGCATGAGGCGGCGCTGTTCCGGCTGATGCGCTCGCCGCTGATGCCGATCACACCGCACGCGATCACGTCGATGTTTTCCCAGATCGCCGCCGAGCAGCCGGACCTGCAATTGCCGACGCCGGAGGAGATCGGTTCGGCGTACTCGCATTCCCGCCTGCGCCGCAAGGCGCGCAGCATGAGCATCGCGACCGACGTGGGGTTCCGGATGCCCTCGGTCTGGCTGGCCGAGGGGCACAGCGCGGTGGCGCCGGTGTATCTCTATCGGTTCGACTACTCGACCCCGTTGCTGAAGGTGGCGCTGGTCAGGGCCGCCCACGCGACCGAATTGCCATACGTCTGGGGCACTCTCGGGGCGCCGAAGGATCCCACGTTGAAACTGGGCGGCAGCAAAACCGCCAAGGCGGTCTCCAAGAGGATGCGGACCCGCTGGATCAACTTCGCCGCGCGGTCGCAGCCCGCGGGCCCGGACGGCGAGCCGGAGTGGAGGCCCTACCGGCAGGCCGACCGCGCCTGCCTCATCATCGACGGGCGCGACACGGTCGCCCGCGATGTGGATGCGAATATCCTGGCGGCCTGGGGCAGCCAGATGGTGGGCTTCCGGTAG
- a CDS encoding dienelactone hydrolase family protein: MTAPQADLSGWSMAPFTGGGYTHDVYRKGSGPGVVLIPEIPGIHPGVLALGNHLVDNGFTVAMPSLFGEPGKPVTVGYTLATISRACVAREFAAFATNKQRPVSLFLRALARDLNASTPGKGVGVIGQCFTGGFALAVAVDDAVLAPVLSQPSVPLPLGRARRRDPGLSESELATVADRCANEGLCAMGLRFSEDSVVPRERFAVLKERLGDAFEVIEIDSGPGNVGGFAKRAHSVLTDEVREVDGQPAYEARKRVVEFLTQRLG; the protein is encoded by the coding sequence GTGACTGCACCGCAAGCGGATCTGTCCGGATGGTCGATGGCGCCGTTCACCGGTGGCGGCTACACCCACGACGTCTACCGCAAGGGCAGCGGCCCCGGAGTGGTGCTGATTCCCGAGATCCCCGGGATCCATCCCGGTGTGCTGGCCCTGGGCAATCACCTGGTGGACAACGGTTTCACCGTCGCGATGCCGTCGCTGTTCGGTGAGCCGGGCAAGCCGGTGACCGTCGGATACACGCTGGCCACCATCAGCAGGGCTTGTGTGGCAAGGGAATTCGCGGCGTTCGCGACGAACAAGCAGCGGCCGGTGTCGCTGTTTTTGCGCGCGCTGGCCCGCGACCTCAATGCGTCGACGCCGGGCAAGGGCGTCGGCGTGATCGGTCAATGCTTCACGGGCGGTTTCGCGCTGGCCGTCGCCGTCGACGACGCCGTCCTGGCTCCCGTGCTCTCGCAGCCGTCGGTACCGTTGCCGTTGGGTCGCGCGCGGCGTCGGGATCCCGGTCTGAGCGAATCCGAACTGGCCACGGTGGCCGATCGCTGCGCCAACGAGGGCCTCTGCGCGATGGGCCTGCGGTTCAGCGAGGACAGCGTCGTGCCCCGCGAACGGTTCGCGGTGCTCAAGGAGCGACTCGGTGACGCGTTCGAGGTCATCGAGATCGACTCCGGCCCGGGAAATGTGGGCGGTTTCGCCAAGCGGGCGCACTCCGTGCTGACCGACGAGGTCCGCGAAGTCGACGGCCAGCCGGCTTACGAGGCCCGCAAGCGGGTAGTCGAGTTCCTCACGCAGCGTCTTGGCTAG
- a CDS encoding DUF4245 domain-containing protein yields MTEEPPLNASSDAYVAGEPAPAAGPAARPAKPRLLQDGRDMFWSLMPLVLGCILLAGVVGMCSFQPGSHQGAVPSYDAAAALRADAATLGFPIRLPKLPAGWQANSGSRGGIQGGRTGPPTGQRLNAATSVVGYISPTGMYLSLTQSNADEDKLVSSIHSSAYPAGTVDVAGTNWIVYHGAGQSGADAEPVWTTRLTGPSGAAQIAITGAGDTDQFRTLALATQSQPPLPAR; encoded by the coding sequence ATGACCGAAGAGCCGCCGCTGAATGCCAGCTCGGACGCCTATGTAGCCGGCGAACCTGCCCCGGCGGCCGGGCCGGCTGCCAGGCCGGCCAAGCCGCGGTTGCTGCAGGACGGCCGCGACATGTTCTGGTCGCTGATGCCGCTGGTGCTCGGCTGCATTCTGCTCGCCGGCGTGGTGGGCATGTGCTCGTTCCAGCCCGGCAGCCACCAGGGCGCGGTCCCGTCCTACGACGCGGCGGCGGCCCTGCGGGCCGATGCCGCGACCCTCGGCTTTCCCATCCGGCTGCCCAAGCTGCCCGCCGGCTGGCAGGCCAACTCCGGGAGCCGCGGCGGGATCCAGGGCGGCCGCACCGGCCCCCCCACCGGTCAACGGCTGAACGCGGCCACCTCGGTCGTCGGCTACATCAGCCCGACCGGGATGTACCTGAGCCTGACGCAGAGCAACGCCGACGAGGACAAACTGGTGAGCTCGATCCATTCGTCGGCGTATCCGGCCGGAACGGTCGACGTGGCCGGGACCAACTGGATCGTCTACCACGGCGCCGGCCAAAGCGGGGCGGACGCCGAACCGGTGTGGACCACCCGGCTCACCGGCCCGTCCGGGGCCGCCCAAATCGCGATAACCGGTGCCGGCGACACCGATCAGTTCCGTACGCTGGCTTTGGCGACGCAATCGCAGCCACCCTTACCCGCGCGCTGA
- the glpX gene encoding class II fructose-bisphosphatase, translated as MTVEGNRPAAGAGRGSAQARPRGEAPDRNLALELVRVTEAGAMAAGRWVGRGDKEGGDGAAVDAMRELVNTVSMRGVVVIGEGEKDHAPMLYNGEEVGNGDGPECDFAVDPIDGTTLMSKGMPNAISVLAVADRGAMFDPSAVFYMNKIAVGPEAANVLDITAPIAENIKAVAKVKALSVRDMTVCILDRPRHAQLIHDVRATGARIRLITDGDVAGAISACRPQSGTDMLAGIGGTPEGIIAAAAIRCMGGAIQAQLAPKDDEERQKAIDAGHDVDRVLTTEDLVSGENVFFCATGVTNGDLLKGVQYYPGGCTTQSIVMRSKSGTVRMIEAYHRLSKLNEYSSIDFTGDSTAAYPLP; from the coding sequence ATGACAGTTGAGGGCAACCGCCCGGCCGCCGGCGCCGGCCGAGGCTCAGCGCAGGCACGGCCGCGCGGTGAAGCTCCAGATCGCAACCTGGCATTGGAACTGGTCCGCGTGACCGAGGCCGGGGCAATGGCCGCCGGCCGCTGGGTGGGCCGCGGCGACAAAGAGGGCGGCGACGGCGCGGCCGTCGACGCGATGCGCGAGCTAGTCAACACGGTCTCCATGCGCGGCGTGGTGGTCATCGGCGAGGGCGAGAAGGACCACGCGCCGATGCTCTACAACGGCGAGGAGGTCGGCAACGGCGACGGGCCGGAGTGCGACTTCGCCGTCGACCCGATCGACGGCACCACACTGATGAGCAAGGGCATGCCCAATGCCATCTCGGTGCTGGCGGTGGCCGACCGCGGCGCGATGTTCGACCCGTCGGCCGTGTTCTACATGAACAAGATCGCCGTCGGGCCCGAGGCCGCCAACGTGCTCGACATCACCGCGCCCATCGCCGAGAACATCAAGGCCGTCGCCAAGGTGAAGGCGCTGTCTGTGCGCGACATGACCGTGTGCATCCTGGACCGGCCACGGCACGCACAGCTGATTCACGATGTTCGGGCGACCGGGGCCCGTATCCGCCTGATCACCGACGGCGACGTCGCCGGCGCCATCTCGGCCTGCCGGCCCCAGTCGGGCACCGACATGCTGGCCGGGATCGGCGGTACCCCGGAAGGCATCATCGCCGCCGCCGCGATCCGGTGCATGGGCGGTGCCATCCAGGCGCAGCTGGCACCGAAGGACGACGAGGAACGCCAAAAGGCGATCGACGCCGGCCACGACGTCGATCGGGTGCTGACCACCGAGGATCTGGTGTCCGGCGAGAACGTCTTCTTCTGCGCCACCGGGGTCACCAACGGCGACCTGCTCAAGGGCGTGCAGTACTACCCCGGCGGCTGCACCACGCAGTCGATCGTGATGCGGTCGAAGTCGGGCACCGTGCGCATGATCGAGGCCTACCACCGGCTCTCGAAGCTCAACGAGTACTCCTCCATCGACTTCACCGGCGACAGCACTGCCGCCTATCCCCTGCCCTGA